One Candidatus Krumholzibacteriota bacterium DNA window includes the following coding sequences:
- a CDS encoding DUF616 domain-containing protein, protein MDRIAVYTAVFGGYEGLVRQPRIEGVDFLCFADRPIRAHGWEVRVVEFEEADPVRAARKRKILAHRYLSGYTTSIWMDGNYLVAGDIRGLAERALARADMAVFSHARTRSDPRDCVYDEYEAMMRMGRETGRWKDDPDVMTAQIERYRREGYPERHGLIFSAVLLRRHGRPDVVRTMERWWEELSRGSRRDQLSFDYAAWKEGLAVETIDGDLRNNPWFHMLAHHRRSYAASLLRYRLRRLLGIVRHR, encoded by the coding sequence ATGGACAGGATCGCCGTCTACACGGCCGTCTTCGGCGGCTACGAGGGGCTCGTTCGCCAGCCGCGGATCGAGGGGGTCGACTTCCTCTGCTTCGCCGACCGGCCGATCCGCGCACATGGCTGGGAGGTGCGCGTCGTCGAGTTCGAGGAGGCCGATCCCGTCCGCGCCGCGCGCAAGCGGAAGATCCTCGCCCATCGCTACCTTTCCGGCTACACGACGTCGATCTGGATGGACGGCAACTACCTCGTCGCCGGCGACATCCGGGGCCTCGCGGAGCGGGCGCTCGCCCGTGCCGACATGGCGGTCTTCAGCCACGCCCGGACCCGATCCGATCCCCGCGACTGCGTCTACGACGAGTACGAGGCGATGATGCGGATGGGACGGGAGACGGGACGCTGGAAGGACGACCCCGACGTCATGACCGCCCAGATCGAGCGCTACCGGCGCGAGGGCTACCCCGAGCGCCACGGCCTGATCTTCAGCGCGGTCCTCCTGCGCAGGCACGGCCGCCCCGACGTCGTGCGGACGATGGAGCGGTGGTGGGAAGAGCTCTCGCGGGGCTCCCGGCGCGACCAGCTGAGCTTCGACTACGCCGCGTGGAAGGAGGGGCTCGCCGTCGAGACGATCGACGGGGATCTCCGCAACAACCCGTGGTTCCACATGCTCGCCCATCACCGCCGGAGCTACGCGGCGAGCCTGCTGCGGTACCGCCTCAGGCGCCTCCTCGGGATCGTCAGGCACCGCTGA
- the dnaE gene encoding DNA polymerase III subunit alpha, producing MTYVPLRVHSCFSILAGADPVERIVAAAAAAGLPALALTDTDALHGVVPFRRACRDAGVRPLFGAEVTGPWTAGERGTDAPGYPPGRGPWPGGARATLLARSAEGYAAISRLVTRRRCDDGFLLPEALAGLGDDVFTLADDERVVRLLAGRRGLRVALPVAAGPAWDRRRWRLRRLAEETGAPAVAAGEVWFVDPGDYHVHCLLAAIRTRTTIGTLPPGAAGPRGCFLHHPAEVARVFAGDPAPVEETRRVAAACRCELDLDSRKLPRFALSPGETAAGALRRLARGGLRRRFGAGGGRDGDRGGWGAGGAARGGSADEERAARGGSGADDSAAAGAPPAAPHRCGGAGGDPPPGADPNEWRRAVHALERELAVVEAKDLADYFLVCRDIVRFARSRGMRSLGRGSAGNSIVSYALGITHVNPLRHDLFFERFLNPGREQLPDFDLDFATDDREEVLRYIFRRYGHDRVAMIGAFSTLRARAALRETAKALGIPEGEVAPFIRAIPHYAPIDRLEELRAASPAAAGLPLEEEPLRTLVPLAARIGRFPRHMAAHPCGLVVSPGPVTDLVPLQRCGRGLEVAQWSMYEIEEAGLLKIDVIGQKGLAVIQEAAAAAAEHEGRPLHPERIDCLADPATRAAMRRGRTEGCFYVESPIMAQLIRQARCDDFEVLTALSSIIRPGVSSHGGKQRYLRRHLGLEPVAAMHPAVAAVLADTHGVLIYQEQVIRIAVAVAGMSCAEADGLRRCMSFKSRGETFAAYRGSFLDGARRRGISAAAAAEIFEAIASFAGYAFCKAHSASFALESFESLYWKTHYPAEFMAAVLSNGGGYYSREEYVEEARRMGLEILPPCVNRGRVRFHGEGRRLRVGLMQVKGLPARTAERIVGRRPFLSLGEFLGKTGASREEAENLVRCGAMATLGPSRPALLWELRLLFSGEDPAPLVARLPRLPDYGPAESLAIERELLDLAVGAHPLAIFAGPVAAARREAGAVFSTDLPRLAGRDVAVVGWKASVSGTRTQTTGEQMLFVTFSDERGRFEAVLFPRVYRRAARALAGRRGPFLVRGRVESDLGVENLVATGVERIA from the coding sequence ATGACGTACGTTCCCCTCCGCGTCCACTCCTGCTTCTCGATCCTCGCCGGGGCCGATCCGGTCGAACGGATCGTCGCCGCGGCGGCGGCGGCGGGGCTGCCGGCCCTGGCCCTCACCGACACCGACGCGCTCCACGGCGTCGTCCCCTTCCGCCGGGCCTGCCGGGATGCGGGGGTGCGGCCCCTCTTCGGCGCCGAGGTGACCGGCCCCTGGACGGCCGGGGAGCGGGGGACGGACGCGCCCGGCTACCCGCCGGGGCGGGGGCCGTGGCCGGGGGGCGCGCGGGCGACCCTCCTCGCGCGCAGCGCGGAGGGCTACGCGGCGATCTCGCGCCTCGTCACGCGCCGCCGCTGCGACGACGGCTTCCTGCTGCCGGAGGCCCTCGCCGGCCTCGGCGACGACGTCTTCACGCTCGCCGACGACGAGCGCGTCGTGCGTCTCCTCGCCGGTCGCCGGGGGCTGCGGGTGGCCCTCCCCGTCGCCGCGGGACCGGCGTGGGACCGCCGGCGCTGGCGGCTGCGGCGCCTCGCCGAAGAGACGGGCGCGCCGGCCGTCGCGGCGGGGGAGGTGTGGTTCGTCGACCCGGGCGATTACCATGTCCATTGCCTCCTGGCGGCGATCCGCACCCGCACGACGATCGGCACGCTCCCGCCCGGCGCCGCCGGGCCGCGCGGGTGCTTTCTCCACCACCCGGCCGAGGTGGCGCGGGTCTTCGCCGGCGATCCCGCCCCGGTCGAGGAGACGCGCCGCGTCGCCGCCGCGTGCCGCTGCGAGCTCGACCTCGACAGCCGCAAGCTGCCCCGCTTCGCCCTTTCGCCCGGGGAGACGGCCGCCGGAGCGCTCCGGCGCCTCGCCCGCGGGGGGCTCCGGCGCCGCTTCGGCGCGGGGGGCGGGCGCGACGGCGACCGCGGAGGCTGGGGAGCCGGCGGGGCGGCGCGCGGCGGATCGGCAGATGAAGAGCGCGCGGCGCGCGGCGGATCGGGCGCGGACGACTCCGCGGCGGCCGGTGCGCCGCCTGCGGCCCCGCACCGGTGCGGCGGCGCCGGCGGCGATCCCCCGCCCGGCGCCGATCCAAACGAGTGGCGCCGCGCCGTCCACGCGCTCGAGCGCGAGCTCGCCGTCGTCGAGGCGAAGGACCTCGCCGACTACTTCCTCGTCTGCCGGGACATCGTTCGCTTCGCCCGCTCGCGCGGGATGCGCTCGCTGGGCCGCGGCTCGGCGGGGAACAGCATCGTCTCGTACGCCCTCGGGATCACCCACGTCAACCCGCTGCGCCACGACCTCTTCTTCGAGCGCTTCCTCAACCCCGGGCGCGAGCAGCTTCCCGACTTCGACCTCGATTTCGCCACCGACGACCGCGAGGAGGTCCTGCGCTACATCTTCCGCCGCTACGGGCACGACCGCGTGGCGATGATCGGCGCGTTCAGCACGCTCCGGGCGCGGGCGGCGCTGCGCGAGACGGCGAAGGCCCTCGGGATCCCCGAGGGGGAGGTGGCCCCCTTCATCCGGGCGATCCCCCATTACGCCCCGATCGACCGGCTCGAGGAGCTGCGCGCCGCCTCCCCGGCGGCGGCCGGTCTCCCCCTCGAGGAGGAGCCGCTTCGCACCCTCGTCCCGCTCGCCGCCAGGATCGGCCGCTTTCCCCGCCACATGGCCGCCCACCCCTGCGGCCTCGTCGTGAGCCCGGGGCCCGTGACCGATCTCGTCCCCCTCCAGCGCTGCGGCCGGGGGCTCGAGGTCGCCCAGTGGTCGATGTACGAGATCGAGGAGGCGGGGCTGCTGAAGATCGACGTCATCGGGCAGAAGGGGCTCGCCGTCATCCAGGAGGCGGCCGCCGCGGCGGCGGAGCACGAGGGACGCCCGCTCCACCCCGAGCGGATCGACTGCCTCGCCGACCCGGCGACCCGCGCGGCGATGCGGCGCGGCCGGACCGAGGGGTGCTTCTACGTGGAGTCGCCGATCATGGCGCAGCTGATCCGCCAGGCGCGCTGCGACGACTTCGAGGTGCTCACCGCGCTCTCCTCGATCATCCGCCCCGGCGTCTCGAGCCACGGCGGCAAGCAGCGCTACCTGCGCCGCCACCTCGGCCTCGAGCCGGTGGCGGCGATGCACCCGGCCGTCGCCGCGGTCCTCGCCGACACCCACGGCGTGCTGATCTACCAGGAGCAGGTGATCCGGATCGCCGTGGCCGTGGCGGGGATGAGCTGCGCCGAGGCGGACGGGCTGCGCCGCTGCATGTCCTTCAAGAGCCGGGGGGAGACCTTCGCCGCCTACCGTGGCTCCTTTCTCGACGGGGCGCGCCGCCGCGGGATCTCCGCCGCGGCCGCCGCGGAGATCTTCGAGGCGATCGCCTCCTTCGCCGGCTACGCGTTCTGCAAGGCCCATTCGGCCTCCTTCGCGCTCGAGTCCTTCGAGAGCCTCTACTGGAAGACGCACTACCCGGCCGAGTTCATGGCCGCCGTCCTCTCGAACGGGGGCGGCTACTACTCGCGCGAGGAGTACGTGGAGGAGGCGCGGCGGATGGGGCTCGAGATACTCCCGCCCTGCGTGAACCGCGGCCGGGTCCGCTTCCACGGCGAGGGGCGCAGGCTGCGCGTGGGGCTCATGCAGGTGAAGGGGCTCCCGGCGCGCACGGCGGAGCGGATCGTCGGGCGGCGCCCCTTCCTCTCGCTCGGGGAGTTTCTCGGGAAGACCGGGGCCTCGCGCGAGGAGGCGGAGAACCTCGTCCGCTGCGGGGCGATGGCCACGCTCGGCCCCTCGCGCCCCGCGCTCCTCTGGGAGCTGCGCCTGCTTTTCTCCGGCGAGGATCCCGCCCCCCTCGTCGCGCGCCTCCCGCGCCTCCCCGACTACGGCCCGGCGGAGAGCCTGGCGATCGAGCGGGAGCTCCTCGACCTCGCCGTCGGGGCGCATCCCCTGGCGATCTTCGCGGGGCCGGTCGCCGCCGCGCGCCGGGAGGCGGGGGCCGTCTTCTCCACCGACCTGCCCCGCCTCGCGGGGCGGGATGTGGCCGTCGTCGGCTGGAAGGCCTCGGTCTCGGGCACGCGAACGCAGACGACCGGCGAGCAGATGCTCTTCGTCACCTTCTCAGACGAGCGGGGGCGCTTCGAGGCGGTCCTCTTCCCGCGGGTCTACCGGCGCGCGGCGCGCGCGCTCGCCGGGCGCCGCGGCCCCTTCCTCGTGCGGGGGCGCGTCGAGAGCGATCTCGGCGTGGAGAACCTCGTGGCGACGGGGGTGGAGCGGATCGCGTAG
- a CDS encoding MFS transporter, which translates to MTEDRPRGNLGKVLAVSLAHLVHDTPSAFLAPVLPLLIDRFGLTVFMAGLLDVVRRIPALANPFLGLVADRICIRWFIIIAPGLTAVAMSFLGLAPAYAVLVILLLVAGVSSAVFHVTAPVMMRHVSTGRIGRGMSFYMLGGELARTLGPLAILGAVSLWGLEGSWRLAPVGAAASGMLWYALRDVSMAPKRLAKTDDGAKETLRRLAPFFVSVTGIFLCRAAMKSALTIYLPTYLTSRGASLWIAGISLAVLQFSGAAGTFLAGIVSDRIGRKRTLLAISAVNPFLMWLFIVVDGRFAIPVLVVTGFFVFASGPVLLALVHDIDSKRMSLINGVYMTLNFMLTSLTVLAVGFAADRIGLEPTFRLSAVVAAGSVPFVLFLKPGNAGRRGKGGPVSGA; encoded by the coding sequence ATGACTGAGGATCGACCGCGCGGCAATCTCGGCAAGGTGCTCGCCGTCTCCCTCGCGCACCTCGTGCACGACACCCCCTCGGCCTTTCTCGCGCCGGTCCTCCCGCTGCTGATCGACCGGTTCGGGCTGACCGTCTTCATGGCGGGGCTCCTCGACGTCGTCCGGCGGATCCCCGCCCTCGCGAACCCCTTTCTCGGCCTCGTCGCCGACCGGATCTGCATTCGCTGGTTCATCATCATCGCGCCGGGGCTCACGGCGGTCGCGATGAGTTTCCTCGGCCTCGCGCCGGCCTACGCCGTTCTCGTCATCCTCCTGCTCGTCGCCGGCGTCTCCTCGGCCGTCTTCCACGTGACGGCGCCGGTGATGATGCGGCACGTGTCGACCGGGCGGATCGGGCGGGGGATGAGCTTCTACATGCTCGGCGGCGAGCTGGCCCGCACCCTCGGGCCCCTGGCGATACTCGGCGCCGTCTCCCTCTGGGGCCTCGAGGGGAGCTGGCGCCTCGCCCCGGTCGGGGCGGCCGCCTCGGGGATGCTCTGGTACGCGCTGCGGGACGTCTCGATGGCGCCGAAGAGGCTCGCGAAGACCGACGACGGGGCGAAGGAGACGCTGCGGCGGCTCGCGCCCTTCTTCGTCTCCGTCACGGGGATCTTCCTCTGCAGGGCCGCGATGAAATCGGCGCTGACGATCTACCTGCCCACCTACCTCACCTCGCGGGGGGCCTCGCTCTGGATCGCGGGAATCTCCCTGGCGGTGCTGCAGTTCTCGGGCGCCGCCGGGACCTTCCTCGCGGGGATCGTCTCCGACCGGATCGGCAGGAAGAGGACGCTCCTCGCGATCTCCGCGGTGAATCCCTTCCTGATGTGGCTCTTCATCGTCGTCGACGGCCGTTTCGCCATTCCCGTCCTCGTCGTCACCGGCTTCTTCGTCTTCGCCTCGGGGCCGGTTCTGCTCGCCCTCGTCCATGACATCGACTCGAAGCGGATGTCCCTCATCAACGGCGTCTACATGACGCTGAACTTCATGCTCACCTCGCTCACCGTCCTCGCCGTCGGGTTCGCCGCCGACCGGATCGGGCTCGAGCCGACCTTCAGGCTCTCCGCCGTCGTCGCCGCGGGGTCGGTGCCCTTCGTGCTGTTCCTGAAGCCGGGAAACGCGGGGCGGCGAGGAAAAGGCGGACCGGTCAGCGGTGCCTGA
- the lexA gene encoding transcriptional repressor LexA — MTALTRRQREILDFIRSFRASRGYAPSIGEIAAHFGLSAVSTVHEHLVNLERRGAIRREGHRARAVEPVAGDADAEVPLAGRVAAGEPIEAIETPETIPLPRGFAGRGETFALRVAGDSMTGDGILDGDLIVVSSRSRVENGALAVVLVDGEAATVKRFYQEGGRVRLRPSNPAMEETVLDAGRVEVRGVVVGLIRRYSGA; from the coding sequence ATGACCGCGCTCACCAGGCGCCAGCGCGAGATACTCGACTTCATCCGTTCCTTCCGCGCGTCGCGCGGCTACGCGCCGTCGATCGGGGAGATCGCCGCGCACTTCGGGCTCTCCGCCGTCAGCACCGTGCACGAGCACCTCGTCAACCTCGAGCGCCGGGGGGCGATCCGGCGCGAGGGGCACCGGGCGCGGGCCGTCGAGCCGGTCGCCGGGGACGCCGACGCCGAGGTTCCCCTCGCCGGGCGGGTGGCCGCCGGCGAGCCGATCGAGGCGATCGAGACCCCCGAGACGATCCCGCTTCCCCGCGGGTTCGCCGGGCGCGGCGAGACCTTCGCGCTGCGCGTCGCGGGGGACTCGATGACCGGCGACGGGATCCTCGACGGCGATCTCATCGTCGTCTCGAGCCGCAGCCGCGTCGAGAACGGCGCGCTCGCCGTCGTGCTCGTCGACGGGGAGGCCGCCACCGTCAAGCGTTTCTACCAGGAGGGCGGCCGGGTGCGGCTCCGCCCCTCGAACCCGGCGATGGAGGAGACCGTCCTCGACGCCGGCCGGGTCGAGGTGCGCGGCGTGGTCGTCGGCCTGATCCGCCGCTATTCGGGCGCGTGA
- a CDS encoding T9SS type A sorting domain-containing protein: protein MKHRTGRALAVLAVAAAIMAPIDLSAVPVTFQVRMSYQAELGRFDPESDFVDVAGSFNGWGTDPLTPLHDADGDTVYAVTLDGFSPDEQIEFKFRIDGQWDGTEEFPGVGNNRSYTVLESGNIVDVWYDDLEPGANSGELYWWNDRVFYEIFVRSFSDDDGDGIGDFTGLTRKLDYLNDGDPATTDDLGITGIWLMPIHDSPSYHGYDAVDYRSIHPDYGTMADFQTFLDAAHARGIKVIIDFVMNHCSNAHPWFQASAAGDPSYRDWFRWSQNDPGQTGPWGQQVWHWNASGWFYGLFWSGMPDLDYETQAVKDEMFDTAAWWLDSVGVDGFRLDAVLYIREEGDQLQNTPATFAFWEDYTAHVKAVAPGVLSVGEAWTSTSTVLQYVTNDRLDFCFEFDLAYAILGAAAGGDAEWLESKAGQVYDLYPFLQYGTFLTNHDQDRVMNALGFDEGKARLAAGIYLTQPGIPFVYYGEEIGMVGSGAHEYIRTPMQWTDGANAGFTSGTPWQAVNGNYEQYNVQTEEQDPGSLLEWYKLLIGARNGSAALRRGAYWPLAASASPVLAFVRTYAGETVLCMANTADHALASITLTGSAATLEPGEMRLANLLVSGDTLDVAVGSAYEIAGISLDAYEVAVYRFAGEVTGVETGGGLPPCAGPRLGRNYPNPFNPSTTITFELPRDARVDLSIYDVRGGHVRTVAGGLLAAGHREARWDGRDEAGNAVNSGVYFCRLTACDRTLTRKLVLLR from the coding sequence ATGAAGCACCGCACCGGAAGAGCACTCGCCGTCCTGGCCGTCGCCGCCGCCATCATGGCCCCGATCGATCTTTCGGCCGTCCCCGTCACCTTCCAGGTGAGGATGTCGTACCAGGCGGAGCTCGGCCGCTTCGATCCCGAAAGCGATTTCGTCGACGTGGCCGGCAGTTTCAACGGATGGGGGACCGACCCCCTCACCCCCCTCCACGACGCAGACGGCGACACCGTCTACGCCGTCACCCTCGACGGGTTCAGCCCGGACGAGCAGATCGAGTTCAAGTTCCGCATCGACGGACAGTGGGACGGGACCGAGGAGTTCCCCGGCGTCGGCAACAACCGGTCGTACACGGTGCTGGAGAGCGGCAACATCGTGGACGTCTGGTACGACGATCTCGAGCCCGGCGCGAACTCGGGCGAGCTGTACTGGTGGAACGACCGCGTCTTCTACGAGATATTCGTGCGCAGTTTCTCCGACGACGACGGGGACGGCATCGGCGACTTCACCGGCCTCACGCGGAAGCTCGACTACCTCAACGACGGCGACCCGGCGACGACGGACGACCTCGGGATCACCGGCATCTGGCTGATGCCGATACACGACTCGCCCAGCTACCACGGCTACGACGCCGTCGACTACCGCTCGATCCATCCCGACTACGGGACGATGGCCGATTTCCAGACCTTCCTCGACGCCGCGCACGCGCGCGGCATCAAGGTGATCATCGACTTCGTGATGAACCACTGCTCGAACGCGCATCCCTGGTTCCAGGCCTCGGCCGCCGGCGATCCCTCGTACCGCGACTGGTTCCGGTGGTCGCAAAACGACCCGGGCCAGACCGGCCCCTGGGGCCAGCAGGTCTGGCACTGGAACGCCTCGGGCTGGTTCTACGGCCTCTTCTGGTCGGGGATGCCCGATCTCGACTACGAGACGCAGGCGGTCAAGGACGAGATGTTCGATACGGCCGCCTGGTGGCTCGACTCGGTCGGGGTGGACGGGTTCCGCCTCGACGCCGTCCTCTACATCCGCGAGGAGGGCGACCAGCTCCAGAACACGCCCGCCACGTTCGCTTTCTGGGAGGACTACACGGCGCACGTGAAGGCGGTCGCGCCCGGCGTCCTCTCGGTCGGCGAGGCGTGGACGTCGACGAGCACCGTGCTGCAGTACGTCACGAACGACCGCCTCGATTTCTGCTTCGAGTTCGATCTCGCGTACGCGATCCTCGGCGCGGCCGCGGGCGGCGACGCGGAATGGCTCGAAAGCAAGGCCGGCCAGGTCTACGATCTCTACCCCTTCCTGCAGTACGGCACGTTCCTCACGAACCACGACCAGGACCGCGTCATGAACGCGCTCGGCTTCGACGAGGGCAAGGCCCGGCTCGCCGCGGGGATCTACCTGACCCAGCCCGGCATCCCCTTCGTCTACTACGGCGAGGAGATCGGCATGGTCGGCTCGGGCGCCCACGAGTACATCCGCACGCCGATGCAGTGGACCGACGGTGCGAACGCGGGCTTCACCTCCGGCACGCCCTGGCAGGCGGTCAACGGCAACTACGAGCAGTACAACGTGCAGACGGAGGAGCAGGACCCCGGATCGCTCCTCGAGTGGTACAAGCTGCTCATCGGCGCGCGGAACGGATCGGCGGCGCTTCGGCGCGGCGCCTACTGGCCGCTGGCCGCCTCCGCCTCCCCCGTGCTCGCCTTCGTGAGGACGTACGCCGGGGAGACCGTGCTCTGCATGGCCAACACCGCCGACCACGCCCTCGCGAGCATCACCCTGACCGGCTCGGCGGCCACCCTGGAGCCGGGCGAGATGCGGCTCGCCAACCTCCTCGTCTCCGGCGACACCCTCGACGTCGCCGTCGGTTCGGCGTACGAGATCGCCGGCATCTCCCTCGATGCGTACGAGGTGGCCGTCTACCGGTTCGCGGGCGAGGTGACCGGCGTCGAGACCGGCGGCGGTCTCCCGCCCTGCGCCGGCCCGCGCCTCGGGCGGAATTACCCGAATCCCTTCAACCCCTCGACGACGATCACGTTCGAGCTCCCCCGCGACGCGCGCGTCGATCTCTCGATCTACGACGTCCGCGGCGGTCACGTCCGGACGGTCGCCGGCGGCCTCCTCGCCGCGGGGCACCGGGAAGCGCGCTGGGACGGCCGCGACGAGGCGGGGAACGCCGTGAACTCGGGCGTCTACTTCTGCCGCCTCACCGCCTGCGACCGGACGCTCACCCGCAAGCTGGTGCTGCTGCGCTGA
- a CDS encoding fructose-1,6-bisphosphatase: protein MKLEQTFMDFMLHHQESHRRSYNFLVLLEAVQTAAKYIQYFYGTGSIKNLMGEAGFTNVQGENVMKMDDIADSIVMHYLRRSNQVIFAVTEEEPDPVPLNEDGGRYFIYYDPLDGSSNIKHNLPVGFMFAVAKRNLDGPEDGHLRKGSELRAAGIFLIPSGVFTLALADTGVFRFHMDETMTYVIPENAERLVLPESERDWELSFNSANRSAFAPAVREWIGEHESSYAFRYMGSLAGDFHRLLTNGGMFMYPAIVDHPRPEKNRPGGKLRLLYEANVAAFIAREAGGAAIDENGDDILGIEPASPHQRTALYVGSRSLVEDMRSRLRA from the coding sequence GTGAAACTCGAGCAGACCTTCATGGACTTCATGCTCCACCACCAGGAAAGCCACCGGCGGAGCTACAACTTCCTCGTCCTCCTCGAGGCGGTGCAGACCGCCGCGAAGTACATCCAGTACTTCTACGGGACCGGCTCGATCAAGAACCTCATGGGCGAGGCGGGCTTCACGAACGTCCAGGGCGAGAACGTGATGAAGATGGACGACATCGCCGACTCGATCGTCATGCACTACCTGCGGCGCTCCAACCAGGTGATCTTCGCCGTCACCGAGGAGGAGCCCGACCCGGTGCCGCTCAACGAGGACGGCGGCCGCTACTTCATCTACTACGATCCCCTCGACGGATCGAGCAACATCAAACACAACCTCCCCGTCGGCTTCATGTTCGCCGTGGCCAAGCGCAATCTCGACGGCCCAGAGGACGGGCACCTGCGGAAGGGCTCCGAGCTCCGCGCGGCGGGGATCTTCCTCATCCCGAGCGGCGTCTTCACCCTCGCCCTCGCCGACACGGGGGTCTTCCGCTTCCACATGGACGAGACGATGACCTACGTCATCCCGGAGAACGCCGAGCGGCTCGTGCTGCCGGAGAGCGAGCGCGACTGGGAGCTTTCCTTCAACTCGGCCAACAGGAGCGCCTTCGCGCCCGCGGTCCGCGAGTGGATCGGGGAGCACGAGTCGTCGTACGCCTTCCGCTACATGGGATCGCTCGCCGGCGATTTCCACCGCCTGCTCACGAACGGCGGGATGTTCATGTATCCGGCGATCGTCGACCACCCGCGACCGGAGAAGAACCGTCCCGGCGGGAAGCTCCGCCTCCTCTACGAGGCGAACGTGGCCGCCTTCATCGCCCGCGAGGCGGGCGGCGCGGCGATCGACGAGAACGGCGACGACATCCTCGGCATCGAGCCCGCCTCGCCGCACCAGCGGACGGCCCTCTACGTCGGCTCGCGCTCGCTCGTCGAGGACATGCGTTCGCGGCTGCGCGCGTGA
- a CDS encoding DNA polymerase IV, giving the protein MQRAILHVNTDDFYASILRLRDPALRGRPVVVAGPAPRGMVFSASYEARGEGVVRGMTVSTAKRLSPSGAFPPPDWDLFRRASAAVFDVLRRYSPLVETDSLDEGYVDYTGCERLFGRVLDAGSRIRREIRDETGLDVSLGVATSKLVSHVASRTAKRESLVDVYPGYERAFLDPVPIDRFPPVPPRRAGELRFLGVARVGDLLLFDEEILAAVFGPWGRRLYRGARGEDDSVVRPCPAPDTRFVVETVLEPDRVSRRRVEAHLALLAGRLGARLRGERLLARRLELEIGYADEVAARGRAAICRSGTERSAPGAGGRGNGPGGASSLDDDLFAAARGALARLCTRRVRVRRLRLCALVVEPEPLQIDLFAGGPGPRERARRLCLALDGLRERFGDRAAAPGRAWPALDGSRAAGPAAARPRSAPAVVRRDRRRGGREP; this is encoded by the coding sequence ATGCAGCGCGCGATCCTGCACGTCAACACGGACGATTTCTACGCATCGATCCTGCGGCTCCGCGATCCGGCGCTTCGCGGGCGCCCCGTCGTGGTCGCCGGGCCGGCGCCGCGCGGAATGGTCTTCTCCGCCTCCTACGAGGCGCGCGGCGAGGGGGTCGTCCGGGGGATGACCGTCTCGACGGCGAAGCGCCTCTCCCCGTCCGGCGCCTTCCCGCCCCCGGACTGGGATCTCTTCCGCCGCGCCTCGGCTGCCGTCTTCGACGTGCTGCGCCGCTACAGCCCCCTCGTCGAGACCGACTCGCTCGACGAGGGCTACGTCGACTACACCGGCTGCGAACGCCTCTTCGGGCGCGTCCTCGACGCGGGGAGCCGGATCCGGCGGGAGATCCGCGACGAAACGGGGCTCGACGTCTCTCTCGGGGTGGCCACGAGCAAGCTGGTCAGCCACGTCGCCTCGCGCACGGCGAAGCGCGAGAGCCTCGTCGACGTCTATCCCGGCTACGAGCGGGCCTTTCTCGATCCCGTGCCGATCGACCGCTTCCCGCCCGTGCCGCCGCGCCGCGCCGGGGAGCTCCGCTTCCTCGGCGTCGCCCGGGTCGGCGACCTGCTCCTCTTCGACGAGGAGATCCTCGCCGCCGTCTTCGGCCCCTGGGGACGCCGGCTTTACCGCGGGGCGCGGGGAGAGGACGATTCCGTGGTCCGGCCGTGTCCGGCCCCCGACACGCGGTTCGTCGTCGAGACGGTCCTCGAGCCGGACCGGGTGAGCCGCCGCCGCGTCGAGGCGCACCTCGCGCTGCTCGCCGGGCGCCTCGGCGCCCGTCTCCGCGGGGAACGCCTCCTCGCGCGCCGCCTCGAACTCGAGATCGGGTACGCCGACGAAGTCGCCGCCCGCGGCCGCGCGGCGATCTGCCGGTCCGGAACGGAGCGCTCCGCCCCGGGGGCGGGCGGGCGGGGGAACGGCCCGGGGGGAGCCTCGTCGCTCGACGACGACCTCTTCGCGGCGGCGCGCGGGGCGCTCGCGCGGCTCTGCACCCGCCGGGTCAGGGTCCGCCGCCTGCGCCTCTGCGCCCTCGTCGTCGAGCCCGAGCCGCTCCAGATCGATCTCTTCGCCGGCGGCCCCGGACCGCGCGAGCGGGCGCGGCGGCTCTGCCTCGCCCTCGACGGGCTGCGCGAGCGGTTCGGCGACCGCGCCGCGGCGCCGGGGCGCGCCTGGCCCGCCCTCGATGGATCGCGCGCGGCGGGCCCGGCCGCCGCGCGGCCCCGTTCGGCGCCGGCCGTCGTCCGCCGCGATCGGCGCCGCGGGGGACGGGAGCCATGA